One genomic region from Pempheris klunzingeri isolate RE-2024b chromosome 4, fPemKlu1.hap1, whole genome shotgun sequence encodes:
- the chrna10a gene encoding neuronal acetylcholine receptor subunit alpha-10a, with translation MKRRRIQTLFGLLLCVSILPTCWCADGIYAQKLLNDLFTNYTSALRPVEDTNTILNVTLQVTLSQIIDMDERNQILTAYLWIRQVWVDAHLKWNKDDYDGLDTIRIPSSYVWRPDIVLYNNADDHFTGSMDTNVVIRHDGQIMWDSPAITKSSCKVDVSFFPFDAQQCRFTYGSWTYNGNQLDILNAMESADLADLVENVEWEVLGMPAKKNVILYGCCADPYPDVTYTLKLKRRASFYVFNLLIPCVMISFLAPLGFYLPADSGEKVSLGVTVMLALTVFQLLVAEIMPPSENVPLIGKYYIATMTMITASTALTIFIMNIHHCGPDAKPVPKWAKKVILQYMARMCFVYEVGENCLSPQPEKQEPPLAKNANCTMNGQAGPGKEECVFKMERGQETLSSVIAEEAEDMDQMMSPLGSVGKNPTNHYTAWKNGVFMSMDCGDSGCQTRCRKGGVSDGDRKDREALCSTQSNEKQLLRNIEYIANCYRDQRATQKRTGEWKKVAKVLDRFFMWIFFIMVFFMSLLIMGKAI, from the exons ATGAAACGACGGAGAATCCAAACTTTGTTTGGCTTGCTTCTGTGTGTCAGCATTTTGCCAA CCTGTTGGTGTGCTGATGGGATATACGCTCAGAAGCTCCTCAATGATTTATTCACCAACTACACCAGCGCGCTGAGGCCTGTGGAGGACACTAACACCATACTGAATGTGACCCTGCAGGTTACACTGTCACAAATCATTGACATG GATGAGCGAAACCAAATTTTGACTGCATATTTATGGATACGGCAAGTGTGGGTTGATGCACACCTCAAATGGAATAAAGATGATTACGATGGACTCGATACCATCCGCATACCTAGTAGTTATGTATGGAGACCTGATATAGTCCTATATAACAA cgCTGATGACCATTTCACTGGCTCCATGGACACCAATGTGGTGATCCGGCATGATGGCCAGATAATGTGGGATTCCCCAGCTATCACCAAGAGCTCCTGCAAAGTGGATGTGTCATTCTTCCCCTTCGATGCTCAGCAGTGCAGGTTCACGTACGGCTCTTGGACCTACAACGGTAACCAGCTGGACATCCTGAATGCCATGGAGAGTGCTGACCTGGCTGACCTGGTGGAAAACGTTGAGTGGGAGGTGCTGGGCATGCCGGCTAAGAAGAACGTTATTCTGTATGGCTGCTGCGCAGACCCATACCCTGATGTGACCTacacactgaaactgaagaGAAGAGCTTCCTTTTATGTCTTCAACCTGCTCATACCATGTGTGATGATCTCTTTCCTGGCTCCACTGGGCTTCTACCTGCCTGCTGACTCTGGAGAGAAGGTGTCTTTGGGTGTCACCGTGATGCTGGCACTCACTGTCTTTCAGCTGTTGGTTGCAGAGATCATGCCACCTTCTGAGAATGTGCCACTTATTG GAAAATATTACATTGCAACTATGACCATGATCACAGCCTCCACTGCCCTGACCATCTTCATCATGAACATTCACCACTGCGGCCCAGATGCCAAGCCTGTCCCCAAGTGGGCCAAGAAAGTCATTCTGCAGTACATGGccagaatgtgttttgtttatgaaGTAGGAGAAAACTGCCTGTCACCACAGCCTGAGAAACAGGAGCCTCCACTTGCAAAGAACGCCAACTGCACCATGAATGGTCAGGCAGGACCAGGCAAAGAGGAGTGTGTCTTCAAAATGGAGAGAGGACAAGAGACATTGAGCTCCGTGATTGCAGAGGAGGCAGAAGATATGGATCAGATGATGAGTCCCTTAGGCTCGGTGGGGAAGAACCCTACTAATCACTACACCGCTTGGAAGAACGGCGTTTTCATGAGCATGGACTGTGGAGATTCGGGGTGTCAGACGAGATGCAGGAAGGGAGGTGtgagtgatggagacagaaaagacagagaggcatTGTGCAGCACCCAAAGCAATGAGAAGCAGCTCTTGCGTAACATTGAGTACATTGCCAACTGTTACAGAGATCAGAGGGCCACACAGAAAAGGACTGGGGAGTGGAAGAAGGTAGCCAAAGTTTTAGACCGCTTCTTCATGTGGATATTTTTCATAATGGTGTTTTTCATGAGCCTGCTCATCATGGGCAAAGCCATCTAA
- the LOC139199905 gene encoding olfactory receptor 52N5-like → MESNMTVLSDILEIQGFDISPEFTYPIFFLLLFVYFSLLFSNIGVIVLIITQKILHQPMYILFCNLSVNDLIGNTVLLPQLMAHIISTERFITYNQCVVQAFYSHTFGSASHLILVIMAIDRYVAICHPLKYSSTMTIKTVIGLSASAWGLSIALVSVLIGLTVRLSRCRSLIQNAYCDNASLFKLSCDNVSINNIYGLFFTVLLFSCSIGSIAVTYFRIAVICWVKKNKDLNNKALQTCASHLVLYLIMLWSGFLTIILHRFPNYPDLRKIAYILFHVVPANLNPIIYGMQTRSLRKTIIQTLLRKVNPT, encoded by the coding sequence ATGGAAAGCAACATGACAGTCTTAAGTGATATCTTGGAGATTCAAGGTTTTGACATATCTCCAGAGTTCACATACcctatatttttcttactgctgtttgtttacttttcactgcttttttctAACATTGGAGTTATTGTGCTTATCATCACTCAGAAGATTCTTCACCAGCCGATGTACATTCTTTTTTGTAACCTGTCTGTCAATGATCTAATAGGTAACACAGTCCTTCTGCCTCAGCTCATGGCTCACATTATTTCAACAGAACGCTTTATCACCTACAATCAGTGTGTGGTTCAAGCCTTTTACAGCCACACATTCGGATCAGCTTCTCATTTGATTCTTGTCATTATGGCAATTGACAGATACGTGGCAATATGTCACCCTTTAAAGTACAGCTCCACTATGACCATCAAAACTGTGATTGGGCTGTCAGCAAGTGCATGGGGGTTGTCAATAGCACTAGTGTCTGTTTTGATAGGTCTCACAGTGAGGCTGTCCCGCTGTAGATCACTTATACAAAATGCTTATTGTGACAACGCATCACTGTTCAAGCTTTCATGTGACAATGTGTCCATCAATAATATATATGGACTCTTtttcactgtgctgctttttaGTTGCTCAATTGGAAGCATAGCTGTTACCTATTTCAGAATAGCTGTGATCTGCTGggtcaagaaaaacaaagacttgAACAACAAAGCGCTGCAAACCTGTGCAAGCCACCTTGTTCTTTATCTTATTATGCTCTGGTCAGGATTTTTAACAATCATATTACATCGTTTCCCAAATTACCCAGATTTAAGGAAGATCGCATATATTCTGTTTCATGTGGTCCCCGCTAATTTAAATCCAATCATTTATGGAATGCAAACAAGGTCATTACggaaaacaattattcaaacATTACTTAGAAAAGTGAATCCAACATAA
- the LOC139200473 gene encoding post-GPI attachment to proteins factor 2-like, whose translation MLQGSHIFGHERPLVIRVSFTTCVLGTVCLPLLGLITCVFISSVFHFEDSTGTHCQVPNYLPSISASISLSPECHIWRFCIGLHSAPRFLVAFTYFKFYKTRFASKFPENALSCLNLAFSIFENLGLLLLTYVSSSETYFVHKEGFVLFIVSSVIYMLITCRLWKAIKKYSLSPEDAKSHHWKVRFLLLNVSFCVFAGFFYWKHNMYCESGSYTFFALFEYLVVFSNMAFHLTAVWDFKSREVMVISSSEDKDF comes from the exons ATGCTCCAAGGCTCTCATATCTTTGGCCATGAGAGGCCCCTGGTCATCAGGGTATCATTCACCACATGCGTTCTGGGTACTGTGTGCCTTCCACTGCTTGGACTAATAACTTGTGTCTTCATATCTTCTGTCTTTCACTTTGAGGACTCTACTGGTACACATTGCCAG gttCCTAATTACCTGCCATCTATCAGTGCCTCCATAAGCCTAAGTCCTGAGTGCCACATATGGAGATTCTGCATCGGGCTGCACTCGGCGCCGAGGTTCCTGGTGGCGTTTACCTACTTCAAGTTTTACAAGACACGTTTCGCCTCGAAGTTCCCAGAGAACGCGCTCAGCTGCTTGAACTTGGccttttctatttttgaaaaCCTCGGCCTCTTGCTCCTCACATATGTGTCATCCAGCGAAACGTACT TTGTTCATAAGGAAGGTTTTGTCCTCTTCATCGTCAGTTCCGTGATCTACATGCTAATAACCTGTCGTTTATGGAAGGCTATTAAGAAGTATTCCTTAAGTCCTGAG GATGCCAAATCTCACCATTGGAAGGTGCGTTTCTTACTTCTCAACGTATCCTTCTGTGTTTTTGCCGGATTCTTTTATTGGAAGCACAACATGTACTGTGAATCAGGAA GTTACACATTTTTTGCCCTGTTTGAGTATCTCGTGGTCTTTTCCAACATGGCCTTCCATCTCACAGCAGTGTGGGACTTTAAGAGCCGGGAGGTCATGGTCATTTCATCCTCTGAAGATAAAGACTTCTGA